A single Nostoc sp. PCC 7107 DNA region contains:
- the rpmG gene encoding 50S ribosomal protein L33 translates to MAKSKGARIIVTLECTECRSNPDKRSPGVSRYTTMKNRRNTTNRLELSKFCTHCNKHTVHKEIK, encoded by the coding sequence ATGGCTAAGAGTAAAGGTGCTCGCATTATCGTGACACTAGAATGTACCGAATGTCGTAGTAATCCAGACAAGCGTTCTCCTGGTGTGTCCCGGTATACCACCATGAAGAACCGTCGTAATACGACTAACCGTTTAGAACTGAGCAAGTTCTGTACCCACTGCAACAAACATACCGTTCACAAGGAAATCAAGTAA